A window from Luteibacter flocculans encodes these proteins:
- a CDS encoding ferredoxin--NADP reductase gives MVALATEHVIDVHHWNDSLFSFRTTRDPGFRFESGHFVMIGLEVDGKPLMRAYSIASANYEEHLEFFSIKVQDGPLTSRLQHLKPGDPVIVSRKPTGTLVLNDLKPGKRLYLLGTGTGLAPFLSIIRDPETYERFDKIVLAHGVRHVNDLAYSEYIENELPNHEYLGELVRQKLIYYPTVTREAFRNRGRITDAIADGELARATGLPQLNPAEDRVMLCGSPSMLEDVCVLLDGEGFQASPRTREPGDYVIERAFVEK, from the coding sequence ATGGTGGCACTGGCGACCGAGCACGTGATCGACGTGCATCACTGGAACGACAGCCTCTTCAGTTTCCGCACCACCCGCGACCCGGGATTCCGGTTCGAAAGCGGGCATTTCGTGATGATCGGGCTGGAAGTGGACGGCAAGCCGCTGATGCGTGCCTATTCGATTGCCAGTGCGAATTACGAAGAACACCTGGAATTCTTCAGCATCAAGGTCCAGGACGGCCCGCTCACCTCGCGCCTGCAACACCTGAAGCCGGGCGATCCGGTCATCGTGAGCCGCAAGCCCACCGGCACCCTGGTCCTCAATGATCTGAAGCCCGGCAAGCGCCTCTATCTGCTGGGTACCGGCACGGGTCTGGCGCCGTTCCTGTCGATCATCCGCGATCCGGAAACCTACGAGCGTTTCGACAAAATCGTGCTCGCCCATGGCGTTCGCCACGTCAACGATCTTGCCTACTCCGAGTACATCGAGAACGAACTGCCGAACCACGAGTACCTGGGCGAGCTGGTCCGCCAGAAGCTCATCTACTACCCGACGGTGACCCGCGAGGCATTCCGCAACCGGGGCCGGATCACCGATGCCATCGCCGACGGCGAGCTGGCCCGCGCGACGGGCCTGCCGCAACTCAACCCCGCTGAGGATCGCGTCATGCTTTGCGGCAGCCCGTCGATGCTGGAAGACGTCTGCGTGCTGCTCGATGGCGAAGGTTTCCAGGCCTCACCGCGCACGCGTGAGCCGGGCGATTACGTGATCGAGCGCGCGTTCGTCGAGAAATGA
- a CDS encoding RIO1 family regulatory kinase/ATPase: protein MHTATTESVTLLKADELGRIERVDRDGVRLIRRDIGAARWWARWFARRAAAREARALRRLEGVDGVPRLLAWNGSVLERSYMAGEPMQVGRPLDAAYYRDALRLLAVLHRRGIVHNDLAKEPNWLVREDGSPGLVDFQIAWTRGRRGALFRLLAREDLRHLLKHKRTYAPERLSARQQRILAQPAPHSRLWRATGKRLYKLVARRIFGYWDNEGQGRVRR from the coding sequence GTGCATACGGCGACGACGGAATCGGTGACCCTGCTGAAGGCCGACGAACTGGGCCGCATCGAGCGCGTGGATCGTGATGGCGTGCGGCTGATTCGCCGCGACATCGGTGCGGCGCGCTGGTGGGCGCGCTGGTTCGCGCGTCGTGCCGCGGCGCGCGAGGCGCGTGCCCTGCGTCGTCTGGAGGGCGTGGACGGCGTGCCCCGCCTGCTGGCGTGGAATGGCAGCGTGCTCGAACGCAGCTACATGGCAGGCGAGCCGATGCAGGTAGGGCGTCCGCTCGATGCTGCTTACTATCGCGATGCATTGCGCCTGCTCGCCGTGCTGCACCGGCGCGGCATCGTGCACAACGACCTCGCCAAGGAACCGAACTGGCTTGTGCGCGAGGACGGCTCGCCGGGCCTGGTGGATTTTCAGATCGCCTGGACACGTGGACGCCGCGGCGCGCTGTTCCGCCTGCTGGCGCGGGAAGACCTTCGTCACCTGCTCAAACACAAGCGCACGTATGCGCCCGAGCGTCTCTCTGCGCGGCAGCAGCGCATCCTCGCTCAGCCGGCGCCGCATTCACGGCTGTGGCGCGCGACCGGAAAGCGCCTCTACAAACTCGTGGCGCGGCGGATCTTTGGCTACTGGGACAACGAAGGGCAGGGCCGGGTACGCCGCTGA
- a CDS encoding DUF3298 and DUF4163 domain-containing protein produces the protein MPVRHILPLFIAVAGLAACRDDTDRAKSGTTPPPAQAGSNKDTQSGREGLYTMELKLPDLPPEAAPLRQAIDHYVARQKRDFLATLDAPDAQASARELPWDLNLDVAIASRTDRFINVQVDGSSFTGGAHPAPIVDSFTYDVRERRVVGIDELFTDPKAAERAFAAEARRQLLTALDDQDEPLASDATQIDEGTAPDADHYRVFSLLTGPDDKVHGLTFIFPPYQVASYAAGPQAIDVPSEAFSALLKPEYREAFR, from the coding sequence ATGCCGGTGCGACACATCCTGCCGCTTTTCATCGCCGTGGCCGGGCTCGCTGCCTGCCGCGACGATACCGATCGCGCGAAGAGCGGCACCACGCCGCCTCCCGCGCAGGCAGGGTCGAACAAGGATACCCAATCCGGGCGCGAAGGCCTGTATACGATGGAGCTGAAGCTGCCCGATCTGCCACCCGAGGCGGCGCCGCTGCGCCAGGCGATCGATCACTACGTGGCGCGCCAGAAGCGGGATTTCCTCGCCACCCTCGATGCGCCCGATGCGCAGGCAAGCGCGCGCGAGCTTCCCTGGGATCTGAATCTCGACGTCGCTATCGCCTCGCGTACCGACCGCTTCATCAATGTGCAGGTGGACGGCTCCTCGTTTACCGGCGGGGCCCACCCCGCGCCCATCGTCGACAGCTTCACCTACGACGTGCGCGAGCGCCGCGTGGTGGGCATCGACGAACTCTTCACCGATCCCAAGGCGGCCGAGCGGGCCTTCGCCGCCGAAGCACGCCGCCAGTTGCTCACCGCGCTGGACGACCAGGACGAACCGCTCGCCTCCGATGCCACGCAGATCGACGAAGGCACGGCGCCGGACGCGGACCACTACCGCGTTTTCAGCCTGCTCACAGGCCCCGACGACAAGGTCCACGGCCTCACCTTCATCTTCCCGCCCTACCAGGTGGCGTCGTACGCCGCCGGTCCGCAGGCCATCGACGTGCCGAGCGAAGCGTTCTCCGCGCTTCTCAAGCCCGAGTATCGCGAGGCCTTCCGTTGA
- a CDS encoding DUF456 domain-containing protein, with protein sequence MELFLYLLAAALIVGGVAGAILPVLPGIPMIFGGIWLAAAVDEYRHLGWGWLLAIGIVGAVGVALDFISASLGAKRIGASSRALWGAGVGTTIGMFFGIPGLLIGPFAGAVAGELWSGQSVLRSAHVGMSTWVGMLVGILAKVVISFLMIGMAGLGMLFS encoded by the coding sequence ATGGAGCTGTTTCTCTACCTGCTCGCTGCCGCGCTCATCGTCGGTGGCGTGGCAGGCGCGATCCTGCCCGTGCTGCCGGGCATTCCGATGATCTTCGGTGGCATCTGGCTTGCCGCGGCCGTGGACGAGTATCGCCACCTCGGCTGGGGCTGGCTGCTGGCGATCGGCATCGTCGGCGCGGTGGGCGTGGCGCTGGACTTTATTTCCGCATCGCTCGGTGCGAAACGCATCGGTGCCAGTTCACGCGCCCTTTGGGGGGCAGGCGTAGGCACCACCATCGGCATGTTTTTCGGCATACCCGGCCTGCTGATCGGCCCCTTTGCCGGCGCGGTCGCAGGCGAGCTGTGGTCGGGTCAAAGCGTGCTGCGCTCCGCGCACGTGGGCATGAGTACCTGGGTCGGCATGCTGGTGGGCATCCTCGCCAAGGTGGTGATCTCGTTTTTGATGATCGGCATGGCGGGGCTGGGGATGCTTTTCAGCTAA
- a CDS encoding DUF885 domain-containing protein, with translation MFRRLTLAAAVTFAVGSLHAETATQPAWIARSNADAQPLLDVTARFSPESATDIGLKGYDEKTVDLGPDVDKRQRAALVAVRDTVNKRLAVEKDPNVKQDLQILLKQIDGSIKGIDLNGKYLLPWYDAGQIVFSGEFSLLNAESTPEQNKAALGRLKCYVGIAPGCTALVDQARARTTEKLSDTKLLGPVKADVEQKLGNTQRYVDGIRKLFAEKKIAGSDEAMAKLDQQLKDYNAWVKKVVLPRARTDFRLPEPLYAYNLEQVGLDISPRELIDRAQLEFMETTYALQMLAPVVAKAEGLPDGDYRDVLKALKKKQLAKDKVEPTYHAVIGKIEDTIRAQRIVELPKREMAMRLASEAENARTPAPHMDPPPFVGNTGQRGTFVLTTGNPPADGDKTQTYDDFTFEAAAWTLTAHEGRPGHELQFAAMVEQGVSLTRSLFAFNSVNVEGWALYAEAEMMPYEPPAGQFIALQFRLLRAARAFLDPMLNLGMITRDRAHDILVHDVGLSEPMARQELDRYTLNSPGQATAYFYGYSRILELRAETQTRLGTKFDRKAFNDFLIAQGLLPPDLLAEAVRTQFVPAQEKKSP, from the coding sequence ATGTTCCGACGACTCACCCTCGCCGCCGCCGTGACCTTCGCGGTCGGCAGCCTGCACGCCGAGACCGCCACGCAACCCGCCTGGATCGCCCGCAGCAACGCCGACGCACAGCCGCTGCTCGACGTCACCGCGCGGTTCAGTCCCGAATCGGCCACCGACATCGGCCTCAAGGGTTACGACGAGAAAACGGTGGACCTCGGCCCCGACGTGGACAAGCGCCAGCGCGCGGCTCTCGTGGCAGTACGCGACACCGTGAACAAGCGCCTCGCTGTGGAGAAGGATCCCAACGTGAAGCAGGATTTGCAGATCCTGCTCAAGCAGATCGACGGCAGCATCAAGGGCATCGATCTGAACGGGAAATACCTGCTTCCCTGGTACGACGCGGGACAGATCGTCTTCAGCGGCGAATTCTCGCTGCTCAACGCCGAGAGCACCCCGGAACAGAACAAGGCGGCCCTGGGTCGCCTGAAGTGCTACGTGGGCATCGCGCCGGGCTGTACGGCACTGGTCGACCAGGCACGTGCACGGACCACGGAAAAACTCAGCGATACGAAGCTGCTCGGCCCCGTGAAGGCCGACGTGGAGCAGAAGCTGGGCAATACGCAGCGCTACGTCGACGGCATCCGCAAGCTGTTTGCGGAAAAGAAGATCGCTGGCAGCGACGAGGCGATGGCCAAGCTCGACCAGCAGCTCAAGGATTACAACGCGTGGGTGAAGAAGGTGGTGCTCCCGCGTGCACGCACGGACTTCCGGCTGCCCGAGCCACTCTACGCATATAACCTCGAACAGGTCGGTCTGGACATTTCACCGCGCGAACTCATCGACCGCGCGCAGCTCGAGTTCATGGAAACCACGTACGCCTTGCAGATGCTCGCGCCCGTGGTGGCGAAAGCCGAAGGCCTCCCCGATGGCGACTACCGCGACGTGCTGAAGGCGCTCAAGAAGAAGCAACTCGCGAAGGACAAGGTCGAGCCCACGTACCACGCGGTCATCGGCAAGATCGAGGACACCATCCGCGCGCAGCGCATCGTGGAGCTGCCGAAGCGCGAGATGGCGATGCGACTTGCCTCCGAAGCCGAGAACGCACGCACGCCGGCACCGCATATGGACCCGCCTCCGTTCGTCGGAAACACGGGCCAGCGCGGCACCTTCGTGCTCACCACGGGCAATCCGCCCGCGGATGGCGACAAGACCCAGACCTACGACGACTTCACCTTCGAGGCCGCAGCCTGGACGCTCACGGCGCACGAGGGCCGCCCGGGGCACGAGCTGCAATTCGCCGCGATGGTGGAACAGGGGGTGTCGCTCACGCGCAGTCTGTTCGCCTTCAACAGCGTGAACGTGGAAGGCTGGGCGCTGTATGCGGAAGCGGAGATGATGCCGTACGAGCCGCCGGCCGGACAGTTCATCGCACTGCAATTCCGCTTGCTGCGCGCGGCGCGCGCGTTCCTCGATCCGATGCTCAACCTGGGCATGATCACGCGGGATCGCGCACACGACATCCTGGTTCATGACGTAGGCCTGTCCGAGCCGATGGCGCGGCAGGAACTGGATCGCTACACGCTGAACTCGCCCGGTCAGGCCACCGCCTATTTCTATGGCTACAGCCGCATCCTGGAACTGCGTGCGGAAACGCAGACCCGGCTCGGCACGAAGTTCGACCGCAAGGCGTTCAACGACTTCCTGATCGCGCAAGGCCTGCTGCCGCCGGATCTGCTCGCCGAAGCCGTGCGCACGCAGTTCGTCCCGGCGCAGGAAAAGAAGTCCCCGTAA
- the trhA gene encoding PAQR family membrane homeostasis protein TrhA, which translates to MVIDSAQPRYPFGEEIASSVIHGIGWVLSIAGLAVLVAFSAMQGDARAVVASSVFGTTLILLYTASTLYHSVPGVAAKRVLRTLDHIAIFLLIAGTYTPFTLLALPGAWGWGLFGTIWALALIGSAAELGLLKRYRKAAVAMYVAMGWVALVAVEPLRANVPTGGLVLLFGGGVAYTAGVPFYVARRLPYHHAIWHLFVLVGSVLHYLAVLLYVIPGASDR; encoded by the coding sequence ATGGTCATCGACAGCGCACAACCGCGCTATCCGTTCGGCGAAGAGATTGCCAGCAGCGTGATTCATGGCATCGGCTGGGTGCTCAGCATCGCGGGGCTGGCTGTGCTGGTGGCGTTCTCGGCCATGCAGGGCGACGCACGAGCCGTCGTCGCCAGTTCAGTGTTCGGCACGACGCTGATTCTGTTGTACACGGCGTCGACGCTTTATCACTCCGTGCCTGGCGTGGCTGCCAAGCGCGTGCTGCGCACACTCGATCACATCGCCATCTTCCTGCTCATCGCCGGCACGTACACGCCCTTCACCCTGCTGGCCTTGCCCGGCGCATGGGGTTGGGGATTGTTTGGCACGATCTGGGCGCTCGCGCTGATCGGCAGCGCGGCCGAACTGGGTCTGCTCAAGCGCTATCGCAAGGCCGCCGTGGCGATGTACGTGGCCATGGGTTGGGTCGCGCTGGTCGCGGTGGAACCGCTTCGCGCCAACGTACCTACCGGCGGCCTCGTGCTGCTGTTCGGTGGCGGCGTTGCCTATACGGCCGGCGTGCCGTTCTACGTCGCGCGCCGGCTGCCCTATCACCACGCGATCTGGCACCTTTTCGTGCTGGTCGGCAGCGTGCTGCACTATCTGGCGGTGCTGCTGTACGTGATCCCCGGGGCGTCCGACCGCTGA
- a CDS encoding universal stress protein produces the protein MTLELLVHIPRLPPQGAGLRAALAMASRLGARLDAMHVVDLPAAAFTVPEAVPMQLDAVRQRASDAKAVASDWATLLQSRRLQGNWRVGNGDTVTLLAHASAGYDLVVMERSSTMRGDAPVGFGVVSRTVFASSRGVLVVPEAAPVETLGDHVLVAWSGSRESALAVRSSLPLLRKASRVTVIDGSRDEDVGTCALPDTDICGWLQTHGVTAEVRRLDDAALPSPGPALLELAHAENADLIVMGAWGRSRLSEMVLGGTTRYLFMQSDVPMLVAH, from the coding sequence ATGACCCTCGAATTGCTCGTGCACATCCCCCGTCTGCCACCCCAGGGCGCCGGCCTTCGCGCAGCGCTCGCCATGGCGTCGCGCCTGGGCGCGCGGCTCGACGCGATGCATGTGGTGGATCTTCCCGCCGCCGCGTTCACGGTGCCGGAAGCAGTCCCTATGCAACTGGACGCGGTGCGACAACGTGCCAGCGATGCCAAGGCGGTAGCGAGCGATTGGGCCACCCTCCTCCAGTCACGCAGGCTGCAGGGCAACTGGCGGGTGGGCAACGGCGATACGGTGACCTTGCTGGCCCATGCCTCGGCCGGCTACGACCTTGTGGTCATGGAGCGCTCCTCGACGATGCGTGGCGATGCCCCGGTCGGATTCGGCGTCGTTTCGCGCACCGTCTTCGCCTCGAGCCGCGGCGTGCTCGTGGTGCCCGAGGCCGCGCCTGTGGAGACGCTCGGCGATCACGTGCTCGTGGCGTGGAGCGGTAGCCGTGAGTCCGCCCTCGCGGTGCGCTCGTCGTTGCCCCTGCTGCGCAAGGCGTCGCGGGTGACCGTGATCGACGGCAGCCGCGACGAGGACGTCGGCACCTGCGCTCTGCCGGATACCGACATCTGCGGCTGGCTGCAGACCCATGGGGTCACAGCCGAGGTGCGCCGCCTCGACGACGCGGCGCTGCCGTCGCCGGGCCCCGCCCTGCTGGAACTGGCGCACGCGGAGAACGCGGATCTCATCGTCATGGGCGCATGGGGTCGGTCACGACTGTCGGAAATGGTGCTCGGCGGCACCACGCGCTACCTCTTCATGCAGTCCGACGTACCGATGCTCGTGGCGCACTGA
- a CDS encoding energy transducer TonB, which translates to MSFARPQSLAGVHPDTVRIVAMSAAIALNAAALLAVMRPIVATLSPAPLPSPTIRLIDHPVEPTVVPPPSILLKPLPPKVQAQPTRTPKTVEVVPQQVQAPSDEGHVPVTLTTPTEVAPTSPTTEQAAPAEERLAYVSAPVPAYPRAAIGARMQGTVTLRVLVDETGKPIDVVVENTSGHELLDKAARDQVLARWRFQPATANGHAVKAWARVPITFDLRHT; encoded by the coding sequence ATGTCGTTCGCTCGTCCGCAGTCCCTGGCCGGAGTCCATCCGGATACCGTCCGCATCGTCGCCATGAGTGCGGCCATTGCGCTCAATGCCGCCGCCCTGCTTGCCGTGATGCGGCCCATAGTGGCGACGTTGTCGCCTGCCCCGCTCCCATCGCCGACCATTCGCCTGATCGACCATCCGGTGGAGCCAACGGTGGTTCCACCTCCATCGATTCTTCTGAAGCCCCTTCCACCGAAGGTACAGGCGCAACCCACCCGGACGCCGAAGACGGTCGAAGTCGTGCCGCAACAGGTGCAGGCACCGAGCGACGAAGGGCATGTGCCCGTAACGCTCACGACGCCGACCGAGGTGGCCCCGACGTCACCCACCACCGAACAGGCAGCACCAGCGGAGGAACGGCTGGCCTACGTCTCGGCACCCGTCCCGGCATATCCACGCGCGGCGATCGGCGCCCGCATGCAGGGCACGGTGACGCTCCGCGTGCTGGTCGACGAAACGGGCAAGCCTATCGATGTGGTCGTGGAGAACACCAGCGGCCACGAACTGCTCGACAAGGCGGCGCGCGATCAGGTCCTGGCCCGGTGGCGATTCCAGCCAGCCACCGCGAACGGCCATGCAGTCAAGGCGTGGGCGCGTGTGCCGATCACCTTCGACCTGCGTCATACCTGA
- a CDS encoding cysteine dioxygenase encodes MGKRFSIIRTLRDIAFDLSDAAHPDLASMGREIGRVLHGRSTELASTLGPLRERRRGFERWMLAERTRPPVSVLVLAWPPGYATPVHDHGGLWGLEATIAGAIEVESFDKDDADASLRSTGRTWLGPGDATWFDATEQHAHRCRNLSRHDTALTLHVYGGDLAQYLAYEQPGPSGHWIARPRQSIIAGRLTA; translated from the coding sequence ATGGGCAAGCGTTTTTCCATCATCCGAACCTTGCGCGACATCGCGTTCGACCTGTCGGACGCCGCACACCCCGACCTCGCCTCCATGGGGCGCGAGATCGGGCGCGTGTTGCATGGTCGCAGCACCGAGCTGGCCTCCACGCTGGGCCCGCTGCGCGAGCGTCGACGCGGGTTCGAGCGCTGGATGCTGGCCGAGCGGACGCGTCCGCCCGTCAGTGTGCTGGTGCTCGCGTGGCCGCCGGGCTATGCCACGCCGGTGCACGATCACGGTGGGCTATGGGGCCTCGAGGCCACCATCGCGGGCGCTATCGAAGTGGAGTCCTTCGATAAGGACGACGCCGATGCCTCGCTGCGCAGCACCGGCCGGACGTGGCTGGGCCCTGGGGATGCCACGTGGTTCGACGCCACCGAGCAGCATGCCCATCGATGCCGCAATTTGTCGCGGCACGACACAGCCCTCACGCTTCACGTATACGGTGGCGATCTGGCACAGTACCTCGCGTATGAGCAGCCCGGTCCCTCCGGACACTGGATCGCACGACCGAGGCAATCGATCATTGCGGGACGCCTGACGGCCTGA
- a CDS encoding FAD/NAD(P)-binding protein: MFHKVAIIGGGAAAATLVSELLERRTPRPLHLDWYCGAPGAGRGVAYGTPSERHLLNVRAASMGMFVSKPGGFLEYAQALDPTVKGSDFLPRRMYGDFLQSRVTQAVKNAPSLGHDVNVLPFPADSLVPSADGVTIGYGDETSQADAAVLAIGSLPPRPLPGVEDAAIASGRYVTDPWPFLASAEDDDRPLRVLVIGLGLTAVDVLLELSSRWPNAHFDALSRHGKLPEPHLSAASAPNDDGGELIESMRDDPNLRVWLRRLRDAAAQAEDWRTVVDGMRPHTQSLWRELPAKERARFLRHARWAWERARHRMPPQVAARVAALEAEGRLHRGRGRMRSVHLTPQGKLDVASAVPGGNETIAGYDIVIQTVGLNTDTQRTEHRLIRQLVLGGLVTPDPQGLGLAALPDGHLLDGAGKPRANLFAIGSLLRGALWESTAIPEIRKQAQGVANMLLAEKPERVAAR; this comes from the coding sequence ATGTTTCACAAGGTCGCCATCATTGGCGGTGGCGCAGCAGCGGCGACGCTGGTGAGCGAGTTGTTGGAGCGACGCACACCGCGTCCGCTCCATCTCGACTGGTATTGCGGCGCTCCGGGCGCCGGTCGCGGCGTGGCTTACGGCACGCCGTCGGAACGCCATCTGCTCAACGTACGCGCCGCGTCGATGGGCATGTTCGTCAGCAAACCCGGTGGGTTCCTCGAATACGCCCAGGCGCTCGATCCCACCGTGAAGGGCTCGGACTTCCTGCCGCGGCGCATGTACGGCGATTTCCTGCAGTCGCGCGTCACGCAGGCGGTGAAGAACGCCCCCTCGCTCGGTCACGACGTCAACGTGTTGCCCTTTCCCGCCGATTCGCTGGTGCCTTCGGCGGACGGCGTCACCATCGGCTACGGCGACGAGACCTCCCAGGCCGACGCCGCGGTGCTCGCCATCGGCTCGCTGCCACCGCGCCCGTTGCCCGGCGTGGAAGACGCCGCCATCGCGAGCGGCCGTTACGTCACCGATCCCTGGCCGTTCCTCGCCTCGGCCGAGGACGACGATCGCCCGTTGCGCGTGCTGGTCATCGGCCTCGGCCTCACGGCTGTCGATGTGCTGCTGGAGCTGTCCAGTCGCTGGCCCAACGCACACTTCGATGCGCTGTCGCGCCATGGCAAGTTGCCCGAACCGCATCTCTCCGCCGCGTCGGCACCCAACGACGATGGCGGCGAACTGATCGAATCCATGCGCGACGATCCGAATCTGCGCGTCTGGCTGCGCCGTCTGCGCGACGCCGCCGCACAGGCCGAGGACTGGCGCACGGTAGTGGACGGCATGCGTCCGCATACGCAGTCGCTGTGGCGCGAACTGCCTGCCAAGGAACGCGCACGCTTCCTGCGCCACGCCCGCTGGGCGTGGGAGCGGGCACGCCATCGCATGCCACCGCAGGTCGCGGCACGCGTCGCGGCGCTCGAAGCCGAAGGTCGTCTGCACCGGGGTCGCGGTCGCATGCGCTCGGTTCACCTCACGCCGCAAGGCAAGCTCGACGTGGCGAGCGCCGTGCCCGGTGGCAATGAAACGATTGCCGGGTACGACATCGTGATCCAGACCGTGGGTCTCAACACCGATACGCAGCGCACCGAGCACCGCCTCATTCGTCAGTTGGTGCTCGGTGGTCTCGTGACGCCGGACCCGCAAGGGCTGGGCCTCGCGGCGCTGCCGGACGGTCATCTGCTGGACGGTGCGGGCAAGCCCCGGGCGAACCTCTTCGCCATCGGCAGTCTCCTGCGTGGTGCGTTGTGGGAATCCACGGCAATCCCCGAGATCCGCAAGCAGGCGCAGGGCGTGGCGAACATGCTTCTCGCCGAAAAGCCGGAACGCGTCGCGGCACGCTGA
- a CDS encoding MFS transporter has product MNLPSSRLPLMALAVAAFAIGTTEFVIMGLLPEVAADLRVDIPAAGMLVSGYALGVAVGAPILAALTARLERKSALLLLMGLFIVGNLLCAVAPSYGVLMVARIVAAFCHGSFFGIGAVVAAHLVPTSQRSRAIALMFAGLTLANVLGVPFGTFLGQWAGWRATFWAVTGLGVAAAFAVARFVPALPGLKAPHMAREMRVLREPQVLIALGMTVLGFGGVFTVFTYIAPILQQQSHISPHWTGAVLVLFGLGTTLGNILGGRLADWKLMPSLAGILVVLTLLLVLFAWTMHSTVGAIVTVFVWGIAAFATVAPLQSRVVHVAGEAPNLASTLNIAAFNLGNAGGAWLGGAVLAAGYAMPVVSLAGAAVTVAGLLATIASVAIERRAPLVAASCT; this is encoded by the coding sequence ATGAACCTCCCTTCGTCCCGCCTGCCACTGATGGCACTCGCCGTGGCGGCTTTCGCCATCGGCACCACCGAATTCGTGATCATGGGTCTGCTGCCCGAAGTGGCGGCCGACCTCCGCGTGGACATTCCCGCCGCAGGCATGCTGGTGTCCGGCTACGCCCTCGGCGTGGCAGTGGGCGCTCCCATTCTCGCCGCGCTGACCGCGAGGCTGGAGCGCAAGAGCGCTCTGCTTCTGCTGATGGGCCTGTTCATCGTCGGCAACCTGCTCTGTGCCGTGGCACCGAGCTACGGCGTGCTGATGGTGGCGCGTATCGTCGCCGCGTTCTGCCACGGCTCGTTCTTCGGCATCGGTGCCGTGGTAGCCGCGCACCTCGTCCCGACCAGCCAGCGCTCGCGTGCCATCGCGCTCATGTTCGCGGGCCTCACGTTGGCGAACGTGCTGGGCGTGCCCTTTGGCACCTTTCTCGGCCAATGGGCCGGTTGGCGGGCGACGTTCTGGGCGGTGACCGGCCTCGGCGTGGCCGCGGCGTTCGCGGTGGCGCGTTTCGTTCCGGCCTTGCCGGGGCTGAAGGCGCCGCACATGGCGCGCGAGATGCGCGTACTGCGCGAGCCGCAGGTGCTCATCGCCCTGGGCATGACGGTGCTCGGATTCGGCGGCGTGTTCACCGTGTTCACCTATATCGCCCCGATCCTGCAGCAGCAGTCGCACATCAGCCCGCACTGGACCGGCGCCGTGCTGGTGCTGTTCGGGCTAGGTACCACGTTGGGCAACATCCTTGGCGGTCGTCTGGCGGACTGGAAGCTCATGCCGTCGCTGGCGGGCATCCTTGTGGTGTTGACACTCCTGCTGGTTCTGTTCGCATGGACCATGCACTCGACGGTCGGCGCTATCGTCACGGTGTTCGTGTGGGGCATCGCGGCCTTCGCCACGGTCGCGCCGCTGCAGTCGCGTGTCGTGCACGTGGCGGGCGAGGCACCGAATCTGGCGTCCACGCTCAACATTGCCGCCTTCAATCTCGGCAATGCCGGTGGGGCGTGGTTGGGTGGCGCCGTGCTTGCCGCGGGCTATGCCATGCCGGTGGTGAGCCTTGCTGGCGCGGCGGTCACCGTGGCGGGGCTGCTGGCGACGATCGCGAGCGTTGCCATCGAACGGCGTGCACCGCTCGTTGCGGCCTCTTGCACCTGA